In a genomic window of Barnesiella propionica:
- a CDS encoding adenine phosphoribosyltransferase — translation MSLENIKSKVRDVYDFPQKGIVFKDLTTVFKDKECLHELSQDLSAMYVDKGITKVVGIESRGFIMGPIIANNIGAGFVPMRKPGKLPAETWVESYEKEYGVDTIEIHKDALDENDVVLLHDDLLATGGTMLAAYKLVKRFNPKKVYVNFVVELEFLKGRNLFPEEVEVEALIKY, via the coding sequence ATGAGTTTAGAAAATATTAAAAGTAAAGTTCGTGATGTATATGATTTTCCGCAGAAGGGAATCGTGTTTAAGGATTTGACTACGGTTTTTAAAGACAAAGAGTGTTTACATGAATTAAGCCAAGATTTATCGGCAATGTATGTAGATAAGGGAATTACAAAAGTCGTAGGCATTGAATCCCGCGGATTTATTATGGGACCTATTATCGCAAACAATATAGGTGCAGGTTTTGTTCCTATGCGTAAACCAGGAAAACTCCCGGCTGAAACCTGGGTCGAAAGTTATGAGAAAGAATATGGTGTAGATACGATAGAGATACATAAAGATGCGTTGGATGAGAATGATGTAGTCCTTCTTCACGATGATTTACTGGCGACCGGAGGTACGATGTTGGCTGCATATAAGTTAGTAAAGAGATTCAATCCTAAGAAAGTATATGTAAATTTTGTTGTAGAGCTGGAATTTCTGAAAGGAAGAAATTTGTTCCCCGAAGAAGTAGAGGTTGAGGCCCTCATTAAATACTAA
- the uvrC gene encoding excinuclease ABC subunit UvrC, producing MAGTSEHIKTILALLPETPGVYQYFDKEGKIIYVGKAKNLRRRVSSYFNKVHESPKTNILVRNIYDLKYIVVKTEEDALHLENSLIKEYKPRYNVLLKDDKTYPWICVKNEHFPRVMLTRRVIKDGSRYYGPYANVHLAKTVLAKIRELYPIRTCNYALTPENIKHKKFRLCLQYHIKNCKGCCEGFIDENTYLGYISEVKQILNGNTQQISHMLQDEMNRLSAELKFEEAQQIKEKYLLIEKYRSKSVIVSTSIHNTDVFSYEEDENAAFVNYMHIRGGSVVQSVTIEYKKKLDESASEILALGIAELRTRFKSTSKEIIVPFLPESEFEGVEIVVPQRGDKKKLLEISQQNAKQYKADRLKQSEKLNPEQRVTRILSRLQKDFHLPALPMHIECFDNSNIQGTNPVASCVVFKKAKASKKDYRHFNIKTVEGPDDFASMKEIIYRRYKRLLDEEQDLPQLIVVDGGKGQLSAAVSSLDELGLRGKIAIVGIAKRLEEIYFPGDTVPLYLDKNSESLKLIQQMRDEAHRFGITHHRNRRSKSQTVSILDNIIGIGPKTKELLLTHYKSVKRIKEVPITDLELLIGKNKANIVFEALNKNISD from the coding sequence TTGGCAGGAACGAGTGAACATATTAAAACTATTCTTGCTCTCTTACCTGAAACTCCTGGTGTATATCAGTATTTCGATAAAGAGGGCAAAATCATTTATGTAGGTAAAGCTAAGAATCTGAGAAGGAGGGTCTCTTCTTATTTTAACAAGGTGCATGAATCTCCGAAAACAAATATTCTGGTCCGGAATATTTATGATTTAAAATATATTGTTGTTAAGACAGAGGAAGATGCGCTACATTTGGAAAATAGTCTTATCAAAGAATATAAACCCCGTTATAATGTCTTATTGAAAGATGATAAAACTTATCCCTGGATTTGTGTAAAAAATGAACATTTTCCTCGGGTAATGCTTACGAGGAGGGTGATAAAAGATGGTTCAAGGTATTACGGTCCTTATGCCAATGTTCATTTAGCTAAGACTGTCTTAGCTAAAATACGTGAATTATATCCTATACGTACCTGTAATTATGCATTGACTCCGGAAAATATAAAGCATAAAAAGTTTAGGTTATGTTTGCAATATCATATTAAGAATTGTAAAGGCTGCTGTGAAGGTTTTATTGATGAAAATACTTATTTGGGATATATTTCCGAGGTTAAACAGATATTAAATGGGAATACGCAGCAAATAAGCCATATGCTGCAAGATGAAATGAACCGGTTATCGGCGGAACTGAAATTTGAAGAAGCTCAACAGATAAAAGAAAAATATCTTCTAATTGAAAAATATCGTTCTAAGTCTGTAATCGTGAGTACATCTATCCATAATACAGATGTATTTTCGTACGAAGAAGACGAAAATGCTGCTTTTGTCAATTATATGCATATCCGGGGTGGTTCTGTGGTTCAGAGTGTAACTATAGAATATAAGAAAAAACTCGATGAATCGGCTTCTGAAATCTTGGCATTAGGTATTGCGGAATTGCGTACCCGATTTAAGAGCACTTCCAAAGAAATTATTGTGCCATTTTTACCCGAATCAGAATTTGAGGGAGTAGAGATAGTAGTGCCGCAAAGAGGTGATAAGAAAAAATTATTGGAGATATCACAACAAAATGCTAAACAATATAAAGCGGACAGACTGAAACAGTCGGAAAAACTAAATCCGGAGCAGCGTGTTACGCGTATTCTTTCAAGGCTGCAAAAAGACTTTCATTTACCGGCATTACCAATGCATATTGAATGTTTTGATAATTCCAATATACAAGGGACTAATCCGGTCGCGTCTTGTGTTGTTTTTAAGAAGGCGAAAGCTTCTAAGAAAGATTATCGCCATTTTAATATAAAAACAGTGGAGGGACCAGATGATTTTGCATCTATGAAAGAAATTATATACAGGAGATATAAAAGGTTGTTGGACGAAGAACAGGATTTGCCTCAACTGATTGTTGTTGATGGAGGAAAAGGGCAGTTAAGTGCTGCGGTTTCTTCTTTGGATGAATTAGGGTTGAGAGGTAAAATAGCTATAGTAGGGATCGCTAAGCGGCTGGAAGAAATTTATTTTCCGGGAGATACGGTCCCGTTATACCTGGATAAAAATTCTGAATCTTTGAAATTAATTCAGCAGATGAGAGATGAAGCCCATCGCTTCGGTATAACACATCACAGAAATAGACGAAGTAAGTCCCAAACTGTATCGATTTTAGATAATATAATTGGAATAGGACCCAAAACAAAGGAGTTGCTTTTAACTCATTATAAAAGCGTAAAACGAATAAAAGAAGTCCCAATTACTGATCTGGAATTATTGATAGGGAAGAACAAAGCTAATATTGTTTTTGAGGCATTGAATAAAAATATTTCCGATTAA
- the dtd gene encoding D-aminoacyl-tRNA deacylase produces MRVVVQRVDEASVAISGFVKSFIGKGLLVLVGVENADTIEDVDWLVRKIINLRIFDDEQGIMNLSVTDVDGGILVISQFTLFASTKKGNRPSYMRSAGHEHAIPMYEEFCRQLELKLGKEVKTGEFGADMQIKLINDGPVTICIDTKNKE; encoded by the coding sequence ATGAGAGTAGTCGTACAACGTGTGGATGAGGCTTCGGTCGCTATAAGTGGTTTTGTAAAATCCTTTATTGGTAAAGGATTGTTGGTTTTAGTGGGGGTTGAAAATGCAGATACGATTGAAGATGTCGACTGGCTGGTACGTAAAATAATTAATTTGCGTATATTCGATGACGAACAAGGTATAATGAATTTATCTGTAACAGATGTTGATGGAGGCATATTGGTAATCAGTCAATTTACTTTATTTGCTTCTACCAAAAAAGGAAATCGCCCTTCTTATATGCGGTCAGCGGGTCATGAACATGCTATTCCCATGTATGAAGAATTTTGCAGGCAATTGGAATTGAAACTGGGAAAAGAAGTGAAAACGGGAGAGTTTGGTGCCGATATGCAAATAAAATTAATAAATGACGGTCCTGTTACGATTTGTATTGATACGAAAAATAAAGAATAA
- a CDS encoding nucleotide pyrophosphohydrolase: MTIKEAQNLVDEWVNTIGVRYFSELTNMAILTEEVGEVARIISRKYGDQSFKKNEEDIDLSDEMADVLWVLLCLANQTGVNLTEAFQRNIDKKTKRDKNRHINNPKLK, translated from the coding sequence ATGACAATAAAAGAAGCTCAGAATTTGGTTGATGAATGGGTGAATACGATTGGTGTCCGCTATTTTAGTGAGTTGACCAATATGGCCATTTTAACGGAAGAAGTAGGGGAAGTAGCTCGCATTATATCCAGAAAGTACGGAGATCAGTCTTTTAAAAAAAATGAAGAAGATATTGATTTAAGCGATGAAATGGCCGATGTCTTATGGGTATTACTTTGTCTGGCAAATCAAACCGGAGTTAATTTGACCGAAGCATTTCAGCGTAATATTGATAAAAAGACAAAGCGAGATAAAAACAGACATATTAATAATCCTAAACTGAAATAA
- the deoC gene encoding deoxyribose-phosphate aldolase produces MDKYEEALKLYNTDLDDAQVQEAVEKILRENLEKNSNVEVYKFLFHCIDLTTLNVTDNVDTVTRFTKRVNDFENEHPELPNVAAICVYPNFAGTVRMNLEVSHVNIAAVSGGFPTSQTFTEVKVAETALAVADGADEIDIVINIGDFLGGFYEDMCDEIEEIKHSCHQAHLKVILETGALKTASNIMKASVLSMYSGADFIKTSTGKMEPAASLEAAYVMCSAIKAYYEKTGRKIGFKPAGGISTTADAVKYYCIVKEILGEEWLTNELFRIGASRLANNLLSDIWGTSTKYF; encoded by the coding sequence ATGGATAAGTACGAAGAAGCATTGAAGCTTTATAACACCGATCTGGATGACGCTCAAGTGCAGGAAGCTGTAGAAAAGATATTGCGCGAAAATCTGGAGAAAAATAGTAATGTCGAGGTTTACAAGTTTTTATTTCATTGTATTGATCTGACGACGTTAAATGTAACCGATAATGTAGATACGGTAACTCGTTTTACCAAGCGGGTAAATGATTTTGAGAATGAACATCCTGAATTGCCAAATGTGGCCGCAATTTGTGTTTATCCTAATTTTGCTGGCACTGTACGTATGAATTTGGAAGTTTCCCATGTGAATATTGCTGCTGTATCAGGTGGATTTCCAACGTCCCAGACTTTTACCGAAGTGAAGGTCGCTGAAACTGCTTTAGCTGTGGCGGATGGTGCGGATGAGATAGATATCGTAATCAATATCGGAGATTTTCTTGGTGGATTTTATGAGGATATGTGTGATGAAATCGAAGAAATTAAACATTCCTGCCATCAGGCTCATTTAAAAGTTATTCTTGAAACAGGAGCTTTGAAAACAGCTTCTAACATAATGAAAGCTTCTGTTTTGTCTATGTATTCGGGTGCAGACTTTATAAAGACTTCTACGGGAAAAATGGAGCCCGCTGCATCGCTTGAAGCTGCATATGTGATGTGTTCTGCCATAAAAGCATATTACGAAAAAACAGGCCGTAAAATAGGCTTTAAACCTGCCGGCGGAATTTCTACGACGGCCGATGCTGTTAAATACTATTGCATTGTGAAAGAAATTCTGGGAGAAGAATGGCTGACAAACGAACTTTTCCGGATAGGAGCCAGTCGTCTGGCTAATAATTTATTATCGGATATTTGGGGAACATCTACTAAATATTTTTGA
- a CDS encoding mannose-1-phosphate guanylyltransferase produces MENRYCVIMGGGIGSRFWPFSRATRPKQFLDFFGTGRSLLQMSYDRFVKVIPKDHIFIVTNESYADLVKEQLPELSDKQILLEPQRRNTAPCVAWAAYHIQALNPKANIVVAPSDHVILKEEEFGRCLLKGLQFVEKYPALLTLGIKPNRPETGYGYIQVGEDAEEEIKTVKTFTEKPSLEFAKVFVESGEFFWNSGIFIWNVQSIIKAFQRHLPDISNRFEAGIDKFGTEEEMSFINENFAACPNISIDFGIMEKASNVFVLCSDFGWSDLGTWSALYDHSPKNSDGNVTQNSKALTYECKNNVVAVQGDKLVVMEGLNDYIVAEADNVLLICPKSDEQRIKQFVTDTKMKYGDEFI; encoded by the coding sequence ATGGAAAATAGATATTGCGTGATTATGGGTGGAGGAATTGGCAGCCGTTTCTGGCCGTTCAGCCGGGCAACCCGTCCGAAACAATTTCTCGATTTTTTCGGTACGGGGCGTTCTCTTTTACAAATGAGCTATGACCGCTTTGTAAAAGTAATCCCGAAAGACCATATCTTTATAGTTACCAATGAATCATATGCCGATTTGGTAAAAGAACAGTTACCAGAACTATCGGACAAGCAGATATTACTGGAACCGCAAAGACGTAACACGGCACCTTGTGTGGCATGGGCGGCTTATCACATACAAGCATTAAACCCGAAAGCCAATATCGTAGTGGCTCCATCGGATCATGTGATACTGAAAGAAGAAGAATTCGGCAGATGTCTGTTAAAAGGCCTTCAATTCGTTGAAAAATATCCGGCTCTTCTTACTTTAGGCATTAAACCTAACCGCCCTGAAACGGGATATGGCTACATTCAGGTGGGAGAAGATGCCGAAGAAGAGATAAAGACAGTAAAAACGTTCACGGAAAAACCTTCTTTAGAGTTTGCCAAAGTATTTGTAGAAAGCGGCGAATTTTTCTGGAACTCCGGGATATTCATTTGGAACGTACAAAGCATCATAAAAGCATTCCAACGCCATTTACCGGACATTTCAAATCGCTTTGAAGCCGGTATCGATAAGTTCGGCACAGAAGAAGAAATGTCTTTTATCAATGAAAATTTTGCCGCTTGTCCTAATATTTCTATCGATTTCGGTATAATGGAAAAAGCATCAAACGTATTCGTATTGTGTTCCGATTTCGGATGGTCCGATCTGGGCACATGGAGCGCATTATACGACCATTCCCCAAAGAACAGTGACGGAAATGTTACTCAAAACAGCAAAGCTCTTACTTACGAATGCAAAAACAACGTAGTTGCAGTACAGGGAGATAAGCTAGTGGTGATGGAAGGGCTCAATGATTATATCGTAGCAGAAGCAGATAACGTACTATTGATATGTCCTAAAAGCGACGAACAGCGTATAAAACAGTTTGTCACCGATACTAAAATGAAATACGGAGATGAATTTATATAA